A genomic segment from bacterium encodes:
- a CDS encoding type II toxin-antitoxin system mRNA interferase toxin, RelE/StbE family, translating to MSSSFKRAFKKMIYKNKELEDKFFEKLEVFTKNPFEGSLRTHKLTGKLKGWWSFSLDYEKRIIFKFLEGNRVLLIDIGSHNEVY from the coding sequence ATTAGTTCCTCTTTCAAGAGGGCTTTTAAAAAGATGATTTACAAAAATAAGGAACTAGAGGATAAATTTTTTGAAAAATTGGAGGTATTTACAAAAAATCCCTTTGAAGGAAGTTTAAGAACACATAAATTAACGGGAAAACTTAAAGGATGGTGGAGCTTTAGCTTGGATTATGAGAAGAGGATTATTTTCAAATTTTTAGAAGGAAACAGGGTCTTACTGATAGATATCGGAAGCCATAATGAGGTGTATTAG
- a CDS encoding nucleotidyltransferase domain-containing protein, which produces MGLIHQEDIMSAILKACPDVERVFLFGSRARRDYKNPHCDIDIGIMGKNRLSSLELSRIDDELDKIDTLYTIEVVDFSKRDDEFSKEALRDIELLYEKG; this is translated from the coding sequence ATGGGATTGATTCATCAAGAAGATATAATGAGTGCTATTTTAAAGGCTTGCCCTGATGTTGAAAGGGTCTTTCTCTTTGGCTCAAGGGCAAGGAGGGATTATAAAAATCCCCATTGTGATATAGATATAGGAATAATGGGAAAGAATAGATTAAGCTCTTTAGAGCTATCAAGGATTGATGATGAATTGGATAAGATAGATACATTGTACACTATTGAGGTTGTTGATTTTAGTAAAAGGGATGATGAATTTTCTAAAGAGGCATTAAGGGATATAGAGTTGCTATATGAAAAGGGATAA
- a CDS encoding HI0074 family nucleotidyltransferase substrate-binding subunit yields MKRDNLSKQLKDAYERLKEALAIPLSESPLALDGTIQRFEFTFELCWKTLKAILDDEGTVCYSPKSCLKEAFHLYNENIALGIYKTIKERHYLIDSLIKEISNA; encoded by the coding sequence ATGAAAAGGGATAATCTTTCAAAACAACTAAAGGATGCTTATGAAAGGCTGAAAGAGGCTTTGGCTATTCCTCTTTCAGAAAGCCCATTAGCCCTTGATGGGACAATACAAAGGTTTGAGTTTACATTTGAGCTTTGCTGGAAGACCCTGAAGGCAATTTTGGATGATGAAGGGACTGTTTGCTATTCTCCAAAGTCTTGTCTGAAGGAGGCATTTCATCTTTATAATGAAAACATTGCCTTGGGAATATATAAAACTATTAAAGAGAGGCATTATTTAATTGACTCATTAATTAAGGAGATTTCAAATGCTTGA
- a CDS encoding DUF6036 family nucleotidyltransferase, which produces MLDYLEIFRAFNKGGIRYIVVGGLAVNLQGIPRMTYDIDIILDLEDKNIERFTSLLKEWGFKPRVPVDIMDFANCKNREDWIKNKNMKAFTLVNPDWEISEIDVVIDSPVDYKKGIENVDYIQLENTSIPVISIDDLIEMKRVSNRKQDEADIRHLLRIKQ; this is translated from the coding sequence ATGCTTGATTATTTAGAGATATTTAGGGCGTTTAATAAAGGGGGAATTAGGTATATTGTGGTTGGAGGTCTTGCTGTGAACCTTCAGGGGATTCCAAGAATGACTTATGATATAGACATAATTCTGGATTTAGAGGATAAAAATATAGAAAGATTTACTTCCCTTTTGAAGGAATGGGGATTTAAACCAAGGGTTCCTGTAGATATTATGGATTTTGCCAATTGTAAGAACAGGGAGGACTGGATAAAAAATAAGAATATGAAGGCATTTACATTAGTAAATCCTGATTGGGAAATAAGTGAAATAGATGTTGTAATAGATAGCCCGGTGGATTATAAAAAGGGGATAGAGAATGTAGATTACATCCAATTAGAAAACACCTCTATTCCAGTAATATCTATTGATGACCTTATAGAGATGAAAAGGGTTTCTAACAGAAAGCAGGATGAGGCAGATATAAGGCATCTTTTAAGGATAAAACAATGA